The following proteins come from a genomic window of Sesamum indicum cultivar Zhongzhi No. 13 linkage group LG10, S_indicum_v1.0, whole genome shotgun sequence:
- the LOC105172179 gene encoding two-component response regulator ORR9-like, producing MSGIVTETQFHVLAVDDSIIDRKLIERLLKTSSYQVTAVDSGVKALEYLGLLDDEDTSTDSTPVSTTKNHHEVEVNLIITDYCMPGITGYDLLRKIKESTLLKDIPVVIMSSENVPSRINSCLEQGAEEFFLKPVRQSDVNKLRPHLMRKSGKRKEDHQPNKRKPMEECMSPDRTRARYNDDLEL from the exons ATGAGTGGAATAGTCACTGAGACTCAGTTCCATGTACTAGCGGTCGATGACAGCATCATCGACAGAAAGCTGATCGAGAGACTTCTCAAGACTTCTTCTTatcaag TTACTGCTGTGGATTCTGGAGTGAAGGCTCTAGAGTATTTAGGGTTGCTGGATGATGAAGACACAAGCACAGATTCAACTCCTGTTTCCACCACCAAGAATCATCAT GAAGTGGAAGTAAACCTGATCATCACAGATTACTGCATGCCCGGGATAACCGGCTACGATCTTCTTAGAAAGATCAAG GAATCAACATTGTTAAAGGACATCCCGGTTGTGATAATGTCATCTGAGAATGTTCCATCAAGAATAAACAGCTGTTTGGAGCAAGGAGCAGAAGAGTTCTTCCTTAAACCAGTTCGACAATCCGATGTTAACAAACTTAGGCCACATTTGATGAGAAAGTCAGGAAAGAGGAAAGAAGATCATCAGCCTAACAAGAGAAAGCCAATGGAAGAATGCATGTCTCCTGACAGGACAAGAGCCAGATACAATGATGACTTGGAATTATAG